The following proteins are encoded in a genomic region of Lachnospiraceae bacterium KM106-2:
- a CDS encoding glycosyltransferase produces the protein MRLIDYIYSSILFWMAWIIIPLLMEILPAVIQFFMLLFYRNNKKEPENNYFPLITIIIPVYNSRDSLRACIASIVESNYPDEKIEVMLVNNEGEDDSFQVYMDCQKEFSTLKMIWMNSKQGKSKALNLALFNSKGEYIINIDSDGVLHPNAIRNMVYQFEHDKKTDCMTGTILSSTDMIEQTEGRWLRLLRKIEFVEYAQAFLAGRTFESAFNSIYTLSGAFSGFRRSTIMKTKLYHTDTVCEDTQITFQVRQELNRKVKVCSNAIFFVDPIEGMNKLYTQRQRWQRGEIEVAHLFLNRKKNRKRVSFQNFAVRLLIFDHTYAFPRMIWYFALLFLVFLNYPIKLVVISVVLIFLLYMMTSFLYYVNVSIYLTEYKELKKYYMRKWYAVLLLPFYNFIIFWFRFAGIINSIRGEQTWRTKNLTEEKAILKQIITKDFHAFCERMNKIKKRISVNENE, from the coding sequence TCCGGCAGTGATCCAATTTTTTATGCTTTTATTTTATCGAAATAATAAGAAGGAACCAGAGAATAATTATTTTCCTCTTATTACAATTATTATCCCTGTCTATAATTCAAGGGACTCCTTGCGAGCTTGCATTGCTTCGATCGTGGAAAGTAATTATCCAGATGAAAAGATTGAGGTTATGCTTGTAAACAATGAGGGAGAAGATGATAGCTTTCAGGTGTATATGGATTGCCAAAAGGAATTTTCGACCCTTAAGATGATCTGGATGAATTCTAAGCAAGGAAAGTCAAAAGCGCTGAATCTTGCACTCTTTAACAGTAAAGGAGAATATATCATCAATATTGATTCAGATGGAGTATTGCATCCGAATGCAATCAGAAATATGGTATATCAATTCGAACATGATAAAAAGACAGATTGTATGACAGGTACTATTTTATCTTCAACGGATATGATCGAACAGACGGAAGGACGATGGTTACGATTATTACGTAAGATTGAGTTTGTCGAATATGCCCAAGCATTTCTAGCAGGTCGAACATTTGAATCTGCATTTAATAGCATTTATACATTATCAGGGGCATTCTCAGGTTTTCGTCGTTCTACGATCATGAAGACGAAACTATATCATACGGATACCGTATGTGAGGATACACAGATTACATTTCAGGTAAGGCAAGAATTGAATCGAAAAGTTAAAGTATGTTCGAATGCTATTTTCTTTGTGGATCCGATCGAAGGTATGAATAAACTATATACGCAACGCCAGCGATGGCAGCGAGGTGAGATAGAAGTTGCCCATCTTTTCCTGAATCGCAAGAAAAATAGAAAAAGAGTTTCCTTTCAAAATTTTGCAGTTCGTCTGCTAATCTTTGATCATACCTATGCATTCCCAAGAATGATCTGGTATTTTGCACTTCTATTTTTAGTTTTTCTAAATTATCCAATTAAATTGGTTGTTATCAGTGTTGTGCTGATCTTTTTACTTTATATGATGACTTCGTTTTTATATTATGTGAATGTATCAATTTACTTAACAGAATATAAAGAGTTAAAAAAATACTATATGAGAAAATGGTATGCGGTTTTACTTCTTCCATTTTATAATTTTATTATTTTCTGGTTCCGCTTTGCTGGGATTATTAACTCCATTCGAGGAGAGCAGACATGGCGTACCAAAAACCTGACAGAAGAGAAAGCAATCTTAAAGCAGATCATTACCAAGGATTTTCATGCTTTTTGTGAACGAATGAATAAGATAAAGAAAAGGATCTCAGTGAATGAAAATGAATAA
- a CDS encoding UDP-N-acetylglucosamine 2-epimerase yields the protein MKKIMVVFGTRPEAIKMCPLVLALREEKQFETIVTVTGQHKEMLDQVLDCFGVIPHHNLDVMQENQTLFDITITILERMKEVLLLEQPDLVLVHGDTTTTYATALSAFYLGIPVGHVEAGLRTHDIYAPFPEEFNRQSVGILAKYHFAPTDRAACNLEREGKSKEQILVTGNTAIDALKSTIQPNYHHEVLDWAKGSRLIFLTAHRRENLGTPLRHIFQGILRAVREFPDVKIVYPVHPNPSVIEIANEVFGEEERIRLIPPLDVIGCHNMMRHSYLVLTDSGGIQEEAPSLGKPVLVLRDVTERMEGVLAGSLLLVGTNENKVYAAVKEMLLNEESYESMAKVKNPYGDGNASKKIVDFLREELLKETVKE from the coding sequence ATGAAGAAGATCATGGTTGTATTTGGGACAAGACCAGAAGCAATCAAGATGTGCCCGCTAGTACTAGCATTAAGAGAAGAGAAGCAGTTTGAGACGATCGTGACAGTAACAGGACAACATAAGGAAATGTTAGATCAAGTTTTAGATTGTTTTGGAGTCATTCCTCATCATAATCTTGATGTAATGCAGGAGAATCAGACCTTATTTGATATTACGATTACCATCTTAGAGAGGATGAAAGAAGTTCTATTGTTAGAGCAGCCGGATCTTGTCTTAGTTCATGGTGATACGACGACAACTTATGCAACAGCATTGTCTGCTTTTTATCTTGGAATCCCAGTTGGTCATGTAGAGGCAGGATTAAGAACTCATGACATCTATGCACCATTTCCAGAAGAGTTTAATCGTCAGAGTGTGGGAATTCTAGCAAAGTATCATTTTGCTCCTACCGATCGAGCGGCTTGTAATCTTGAGCGAGAAGGAAAAAGCAAGGAGCAGATTCTGGTGACTGGAAATACAGCTATTGATGCGCTAAAGTCTACGATACAGCCTAATTATCATCATGAAGTTCTGGATTGGGCAAAAGGTAGCAGACTTATTTTTCTTACCGCACATCGAAGAGAAAATCTAGGTACACCGCTAAGGCATATCTTTCAAGGAATCTTAAGAGCAGTGAGAGAATTCCCAGATGTTAAGATCGTCTATCCCGTTCATCCAAATCCTTCTGTTATAGAGATTGCAAATGAAGTATTTGGCGAAGAAGAGAGAATTCGTCTGATCCCTCCACTCGATGTGATCGGCTGTCATAATATGATGCGACATTCCTATCTTGTATTAACTGATAGTGGTGGGATTCAAGAAGAAGCTCCTTCTCTTGGCAAGCCGGTACTAGTACTTCGTGATGTAACGGAGAGAATGGAAGGCGTGTTAGCAGGGAGTTTATTGCTTGTAGGGACTAATGAAAATAAAGTTTATGCAGCAGTGAAAGAAATGCTATTAAATGAAGAATCTTATGAGAGTATGGCAAAAGTGAAGAATCCATATGGTGATGGAAATGCATCGAAGAAGATCGTGGACTTTTTGCGAGAAGAGTTATTAAAAGAGACAGTTAAAGAATAA
- a CDS encoding 6-pyruvoyl-tetrahydropterin synthase related protein has product MKNEKYRFKFYLNASHAISINGFLGKSHPHTWEIAIDAIKLKESFIQFNQVEDKMESFLADYQDRFLNEIDPFTTINPTLENTCEYFMDEFSIRLNQLGWKLLAIEMSETPTRSYVIECDEMQIQEQTKEEKVENFLTFLKQLNEEK; this is encoded by the coding sequence ATGAAGAATGAAAAGTATCGTTTTAAGTTTTATTTGAATGCCAGTCATGCGATTTCAATCAATGGATTTCTTGGTAAGAGCCATCCTCATACGTGGGAGATCGCAATTGATGCAATAAAACTAAAGGAAAGTTTTATTCAGTTTAATCAGGTTGAAGATAAGATGGAATCCTTTTTGGCAGATTATCAAGATCGCTTTCTAAATGAAATTGATCCGTTTACGACCATTAATCCAACCTTAGAAAATACATGCGAATATTTTATGGATGAATTTTCTATCAGACTTAATCAGTTAGGATGGAAGCTGCTAGCAATTGAAATGAGTGAGACGCCGACTCGTTCTTATGTAATCGAATGTGATGAAATGCAGATACAAGAACAGACGAAGGAGGAGAAGGTAGAGAATTTCTTGACCTTCTTAAAACAGCTGAATGAAGAGAAATAA
- a CDS encoding glycosyltransferase, giving the protein MNNLVVLLPAYNEEKDVERLVLNWQQYKEILEEIGLSLHIMIINDGSKDRTKEIILGLMDQYDNVILEDHNGNKGLGRAVNTGFYKGLKRFGSSSYFCLMDCDNTQDPSYVFSMLEKMNQTRCDVVIASRYEGGSKVHGLAKYREMTSIMARYVYQILLGVPKVKDYTCGYRLYKGTILKRAYMKYQNQFIGENGFTCMAEVLYKLYEVGAVFAEVPFELHYDYKAGESKMHVVKTAIRSLRLCFDLRWRKHKNG; this is encoded by the coding sequence ATGAATAATTTAGTCGTGCTTCTTCCGGCTTATAACGAAGAAAAGGATGTAGAACGTCTTGTTCTCAACTGGCAGCAGTATAAAGAAATACTAGAAGAGATAGGTCTATCTCTGCACATTATGATCATTAATGATGGAAGTAAGGATCGTACGAAAGAGATCATCTTAGGGTTAATGGACCAATATGATAATGTCATATTGGAAGATCATAATGGGAATAAAGGCCTTGGACGTGCGGTGAATACAGGATTTTATAAGGGATTAAAACGTTTTGGAAGTAGTTCCTATTTTTGTCTCATGGATTGCGATAATACTCAGGATCCTAGCTATGTATTTTCTATGTTGGAAAAAATGAATCAGACCCGTTGTGATGTTGTGATCGCTTCTCGATATGAGGGAGGTTCTAAAGTCCATGGATTAGCCAAGTATCGTGAAATGACAAGTATTATGGCACGTTATGTATATCAGATCTTACTAGGTGTACCTAAGGTGAAAGATTATACTTGTGGGTATCGTCTCTATAAAGGAACTATTTTAAAGCGAGCTTATATGAAGTATCAGAACCAATTTATTGGTGAGAATGGTTTTACTTGTATGGCAGAAGTTCTTTATAAGCTTTATGAGGTGGGGGCTGTTTTTGCAGAGGTACCATTTGAACTTCATTATGATTACAAGGCTGGAGAATCAAAAATGCATGTTGTAAAGACAGCCATTAGAAGTCTTAGACTTTGCTTTGATCTACGATGGAGGAAACATAAGAATGGATAA
- a CDS encoding amino acid ABC transporter, amino acid-binding protein, with translation MKKRSLVCLLLVLCMLVAGCKSEKAADGKDHSLENVKDAGELILGLDASFPPMGFKNDDQEIVGFDIDVATEVCKRMDVKLKLQPISWDAKEQELNTNNIDCIWNGFSYSDQYAKSMTLSKPYMKNTQVAVVLADSDIKTIDDLKGKTVAIQNGSTASLAIDKHKEFKDGLKELIKVDDNVQALMDLKVKGSDCVVLDEVVARYYTGKEKGRFRVLEESLADEQYVIGFRKGETSLCKEVEKQLKEMKADGTLAKISEKWFDKDITIIQ, from the coding sequence ATGAAAAAAAGAAGTTTAGTTTGCCTATTGCTCGTATTATGTATGCTTGTAGCAGGATGTAAATCAGAGAAAGCAGCAGATGGCAAAGATCATTCCTTAGAAAATGTAAAAGATGCAGGGGAACTGATCTTAGGATTGGATGCATCATTTCCACCGATGGGATTTAAAAATGATGATCAAGAAATAGTTGGATTCGACATTGATGTCGCAACAGAAGTTTGTAAACGAATGGATGTTAAGTTAAAGCTTCAGCCAATTAGCTGGGATGCCAAAGAGCAAGAGCTAAATACAAATAATATCGATTGTATCTGGAATGGATTTTCCTATAGTGATCAATATGCGAAATCAATGACATTAAGTAAGCCATATATGAAGAATACGCAGGTTGCGGTCGTATTAGCAGATAGTGATATCAAAACGATCGATGATCTAAAAGGAAAGACGGTAGCGATCCAAAATGGATCGACAGCGTCATTGGCAATCGATAAACATAAGGAATTTAAAGATGGACTAAAGGAACTAATCAAAGTAGATGATAATGTGCAAGCATTGATGGATCTAAAGGTGAAAGGTTCGGACTGCGTTGTGTTAGATGAAGTGGTTGCTCGTTATTATACAGGAAAAGAAAAAGGGAGATTTCGTGTATTAGAGGAATCATTGGCAGATGAGCAGTATGTCATCGGATTTCGAAAAGGGGAGACTTCTTTATGTAAAGAGGTTGAAAAGCAGTTAAAAGAGATGAAAGCGGATGGTACTTTAGCTAAGATTTCAGAAAAATGGTTTGATAAAGATATTACGATCATTCAATAA
- a CDS encoding predicted membrane protein: MKKLMIYFTNSVLVTILDVCLVYVLYRIGHVNLVVANTIGVVTGFFIDYLLSKKLVFTMNRGRRDFVIYFGTFLIGLVFADCLIYLGNQVLFVSFDPKMNFIMSKGLSVAGPFFLLYLLRFYFYDGGVKDEE, from the coding sequence ATGAAGAAATTAATGATCTACTTTACGAATTCAGTCTTGGTAACAATCCTAGATGTTTGTCTTGTTTATGTACTGTATCGAATTGGACATGTTAATTTAGTGGTAGCGAACACGATCGGTGTTGTAACTGGTTTTTTTATTGATTATTTGTTATCTAAGAAACTGGTATTTACGATGAATCGTGGAAGAAGGGATTTTGTAATCTACTTTGGTACCTTCTTGATCGGATTAGTTTTTGCGGACTGTTTGATCTATCTTGGAAATCAGGTTTTATTTGTATCGTTTGATCCTAAGATGAACTTTATCATGAGTAAAGGACTGTCGGTGGCAGGTCCATTTTTCTTATTGTATCTACTAAGATTTTATTTCTATGATGGAGGAGTTAAAGATGAAGAATGA